In Hyla sarda isolate aHylSar1 chromosome 9, aHylSar1.hap1, whole genome shotgun sequence, the following proteins share a genomic window:
- the LOC130290300 gene encoding oocyte zinc finger protein XlCOF7.1-like yields the protein MEKDRNKKTERILNLTLEIIYLLTGEGYTVVKKYDENTTPNSNPHVSGRWSESQSCIFPPSLIHERSHDQKILELTNKVIELLTGEVPIRCQDVTVYLSMEEWEYLEGHKDQYKDIVMMEDQQPLTSQDVILNQEWSHLSPSSPCKEECDVTQSYCEECPITPDPPSLIPSTDLSSLSYDSTTLEEPQSDQSQFTFPEGGNNFTKKSHLSMQKTSHKTQRKYSCSVCGKCFTNKPNFLEHQRIHTGERPYLCLECGKSFTWRSNLGEHQKVHTGVKPYSCQDCGKCLSSKSHLVEHERIHTGERPFACSECGKSFAIRSNLIEHQKTHRGERPYSCSQCGKCFTRKPDLVRHQKVHTGEKPFSCMQCGKCFSIKSNLAEHQKIHTGERPYTCAECGRCFSKKSNLVEHQKLYAGKSHFHPYS from the exons ATGGAGAAGGACAGAAACAAGAAGACTGAGCGGATCTTAAACCTCACCCTGGAGATCATCtacctgctgactggagag GGCTATACAGTAGTAAAGAAATATGATGAGAATACGACTCCAAACTCCAACCCCCATGTGTCAGGACGGTGGAGTGAGAGCCAAAGCTGCATCTTCCCTCCATCACTGATACATGAGAGAAGCCATGACCAGAAGATCCTGGAGCTCACCAATAAGGTCATTGAGCttctgaccggagag GtccctataaggtgtcaggacgtcacTGTCTatctctccatggaggagtgggagtatttagagggacacaaggatcagtacaaggacatagtcatgatggaggatcagcagcccctcacatcacagg ATGTCATCCTGAACCAAGAATGGAGCCACCTCTCCCCATCTTCCCCATGTAAAGAAGAATGTGATGTGACACAAAGTTATTGTGAAGAATGTCCTATAACCCCAGATCCACCTTCACTTATACCCAGCACAGATCTCTCGTCTCTCTCATATGATTCCACTACTCTGGAAGAACCTCAATCTGATCAGTCACAATTTACTTTTCCTGAAGGTGGAAATAACTTTACAAAGAAATCTCATTTGTCTATGCAAAAGACAAGCCACAAAACCCAGAGAAAATATTCATGTTcagtatgtgggaaatgtttcacaaATAAACCAAATTTTCTcgaacatcagagaattcacacaggggagcggCCGTATTTATGTCTggaatgtgggaaaagttttacCTGGAGATCGAATCTTGGGGAACATCAAAAGGTTCACACAGGGGTGAAGCCCTATTCTTGTCAGGATTGTGGAAAATGTTTATCTTCGAAATCCCACCTTGTGGAACATGAGAGAATCCACACCGGGGAGAGGCCATTTGCATGTTCCgaatgtgggaaaagttttgCAATTAGATCCAATCTTATAGAGCACCAGAAAACTCACAGAGGGGAGCGGCCATATTCCTGTTCGCAATGCGGGAAATGTTTCACACGGAAGCCGGATTTGGTTAGACATCAGAAAGTTCATACTGGGGAGAAGCCGTTTTCGTGTAtgcaatgtgggaaatgtttttccaTTAAATCCAATCTTGCGGAACATCAAAAAATCCACACAGGGGAACGACCGTATACATGTGCGGAATGTGGGAGATGTTTTTCCAAGAAATCAAATTTAGTAGAACATCAAAAACTTTATGCTGGAAAAAGCCATTTCCATCCGTATAGTTGA